A DNA window from Mucilaginibacter xinganensis contains the following coding sequences:
- a CDS encoding glycosyltransferase family 4 protein yields MNILYLCDEYPPGKHGGIGTYVSLIARQMVKLGHSVTVAGLYSPGYGGEDEFEDEGVKVYRFRRGFDYKLFGNETSFLARIGIRLLKDSGLMDRDIKKNLLSYKNKLEALISSHHIDIIEMPDYNDYIRFCNIYIPFPKLPVPIVIKLNGSLTYFAQEAGKSLPAHVKEMEQAIFEQAAAISSASKYTAEKTTACFSYPNKISVIYNGIATDLPYRNLPKKEQQVIFTGTLVEKKGIYQLAKAWNIVNKNMPDARLMILGKGSSQEVSSYLSNEAKGSVSFLGHVAAGKLYEYLSASVVSVFPSYAEAFSLAPLEAMACRTAVINSNRSSGPELVDDRINGLLVNPDDVDQIASAIIYLLKNPDVCERLARAGNEKVQDQFEITKIAAKTILFYGEVLNKKE; encoded by the coding sequence ATGAACATATTATACCTGTGCGATGAATACCCGCCCGGTAAACATGGCGGAATAGGAACTTACGTAAGCCTAATAGCCCGGCAAATGGTAAAACTGGGGCATAGCGTAACGGTAGCTGGTTTATACAGCCCCGGCTATGGCGGCGAAGATGAATTTGAGGACGAAGGTGTAAAGGTATACCGGTTTAGAAGGGGCTTTGACTATAAATTATTCGGTAATGAAACGTCGTTCCTGGCCCGAATTGGAATTCGCCTGTTGAAGGATTCCGGATTGATGGACCGGGATATTAAAAAAAATCTGCTCTCCTATAAAAATAAACTGGAAGCATTAATCAGCAGCCATCATATCGATATAATTGAAATGCCTGACTATAATGACTATATTAGGTTTTGCAACATTTATATCCCGTTTCCAAAGCTGCCGGTGCCAATAGTTATTAAGTTAAATGGCTCATTAACTTACTTTGCACAAGAAGCAGGTAAAAGCTTGCCGGCGCATGTTAAAGAAATGGAACAAGCCATTTTTGAGCAGGCGGCTGCAATATCCTCCGCAAGTAAATATACCGCTGAAAAAACGACTGCCTGTTTCTCTTATCCCAATAAAATCAGCGTTATTTACAATGGTATTGCAACAGATTTGCCCTATCGTAATCTTCCCAAAAAAGAGCAACAGGTTATATTTACAGGTACCCTGGTTGAAAAAAAAGGGATCTATCAGTTGGCCAAAGCCTGGAATATTGTCAATAAAAATATGCCCGACGCCAGGCTGATGATTTTGGGGAAAGGCTCAAGCCAAGAGGTAAGTTCTTACCTAAGCAATGAGGCGAAAGGTTCGGTGTCGTTTTTGGGGCATGTTGCTGCTGGCAAATTGTATGAATATTTATCGGCTTCTGTAGTAAGTGTTTTTCCATCTTATGCAGAAGCATTTTCTTTGGCGCCACTGGAAGCAATGGCATGCAGAACTGCAGTTATCAATTCAAACCGGAGTTCGGGCCCTGAACTAGTTGACGACCGGATAAACGGATTGCTTGTAAATCCGGATGATGTGGACCAGATTGCATCTGCTATAATATATCTTTTAAAAAATCCGGATGTTTGCGAAAGATTGGCAAGAGCGGGTAATGAAAAAGTTCAAGATCAATTTGAAATCACGAAGATAGCGGCTAAAACCATCCTTTTTTATGGTGAGGTATTAAACAAAAAGGAATGA
- a CDS encoding oligosaccharide flippase family protein, whose product MVKIFSSGLQAISVQLLGALFFYFISIFISKDEFGIISWTNAASVFITTLLGFGLEQVVVRRIAASQRSDWAAAAFFLHSLTAFLITFLFLLLLNNMVKSHAAIYRQLPWFFLAQGLVFLGVPLKQFLNAKEQFTPYGIIAVVSNICKIAAAWLLMIEGELHLKTVLIILICTALFELTGLAIYLLTKTDFSFKFHFNAYTKLVKESAAQYVSVVFDISLSRMDWILLGIMAGSSVLADYSFAYRAYELARLPMLILAPLILPRFSRLLSLNTKIESEYQQYLNSFYIVEMFFAAGIPLILNILWVPLLGMLTNGKYGVSNSWEFLILSLCIPLQFFINMLWSLSFAAKKYKAVSYITVTCAITNILLNLILISKWGGLGASVAFFATTVLQGGLYFRLVRRDIISISLRPIIVFAGAAVIVSLVTTGLHLHFLVQLAVALVLYLVLCVALKLVNKQHLYNFKHLLSK is encoded by the coding sequence TTGGTAAAGATTTTCTCGTCGGGGTTACAGGCAATTTCAGTCCAGCTTCTTGGCGCTTTGTTCTTTTATTTTATTTCAATTTTTATTTCAAAAGATGAGTTTGGAATAATAAGCTGGACAAATGCCGCATCTGTTTTTATCACCACGTTGCTCGGTTTCGGCCTGGAGCAGGTTGTGGTACGGCGCATAGCAGCTTCACAACGATCAGACTGGGCGGCAGCAGCTTTTTTTTTGCATTCGCTTACAGCTTTCTTAATTACCTTTTTGTTCCTGTTGTTACTTAATAACATGGTTAAAAGCCATGCGGCAATTTACAGGCAATTGCCCTGGTTCTTTTTAGCGCAGGGGCTGGTGTTTTTAGGCGTACCATTGAAACAGTTTTTAAATGCAAAGGAACAATTTACCCCATACGGTATAATTGCTGTGGTAAGTAATATTTGTAAAATAGCGGCGGCCTGGCTTTTAATGATTGAAGGGGAGTTACATTTAAAAACAGTTTTAATTATACTTATTTGTACGGCTTTGTTTGAGTTGACTGGTCTGGCGATCTATCTTTTAACCAAAACGGATTTTAGTTTTAAATTTCATTTTAATGCCTATACCAAATTAGTTAAAGAGTCTGCCGCGCAATATGTTTCGGTTGTTTTTGATATCAGCCTTTCGCGGATGGATTGGATCTTGCTGGGGATAATGGCTGGCAGCAGCGTTTTGGCTGATTATAGTTTTGCATACCGGGCATACGAATTGGCCAGGCTCCCTATGCTGATTTTAGCGCCGTTGATCTTACCGCGTTTTTCCAGGTTGTTATCCTTAAATACTAAAATTGAAAGTGAATATCAACAGTATCTCAACTCGTTTTATATCGTTGAGATGTTTTTTGCTGCTGGTATTCCACTTATATTAAATATTTTGTGGGTGCCATTGCTCGGCATGTTAACCAATGGCAAATATGGGGTGTCAAATTCGTGGGAGTTTTTAATATTATCGCTTTGCATTCCCCTGCAATTCTTCATTAATATGCTTTGGTCGTTAAGTTTTGCCGCAAAAAAATATAAGGCTGTTTCGTATATCACCGTTACCTGCGCAATAACCAATATCCTTTTAAATTTAATCCTCATCAGCAAGTGGGGTGGGTTAGGGGCATCTGTCGCATTTTTCGCTACCACTGTTTTACAGGGTGGCTTATATTTCAGGCTTGTTCGCAGAGATATTATAAGCATATCCTTACGACCGATAATTGTTTTTGCCGGAGCCGCTGTAATTGTTTCTTTGGTTACAACCGGTCTTCATCTCCATTTCCTGGTTCAGTTGGCGGTTGCATTGGTTTTATACCTTGTTTTATGCGTTGCGTTAAAGTTGGTTAACAAACAGCATCTTTATAATTTTAAGCACTTACTCTCAAAATGA